The segment CTGGAAGAGGAAGGTGTGGTCTACGGCGTGACGACCGGTTACGGCGATTCCGTGACTCGTGCCGTGCAGGGTGCTGAAGATCTCGAAGCGCTGCCACGTCATCTCTATACCTTCCACGGCTGCGGCATGGGCGCGAACCTGGACGTGGTCAGCAGTCGCGCGGTGGTCATGGTGCGCCTCATTTCACTATGCCGTGGAGTCTCCGGTGTCAGCGTCGCCCTGCTGGAGCGCCTCACCTGGCTGCTGAATCACGACATCCTGCCGCGTATTCCCGAAGAAGGCTCCGTCGGCGCCAGTGGTGATCTCACGCCGCTGTCTTACGTGGCCGCTGTGCTGTGTGGTGAACGTGAGGTATGGGTACGCCCGAGCGCCGACCAACCCCATGCCCTGCGCCCGACGGCGGAGGTGTTCACGGAGCATGGCCTCGCGCCCTACGTGCTGCGTCCCAAGGAAGGGTTGGCGCTGATGAATGGCACTGCGGTGATGACAGCACTGGCCGCCCTCGCCTTCAGCCGTACCACCTACCTGAGTCGTCTGAGCAGCCGTATCACTGCACTGGTGGTACAGGCGCTGGAAGGCAATCCCTACCACTTCGATGCTGACCTGTTTGCCGCCAAGCCGCATCCCGGTCAGGCACGCGTGGCGCAGTGGTTGCGTGATGATCTCGCGCATCCGGCAGCGCCCGAGGTCGATGCCACACCCATCAACTCACCACGCCTGCAAGACCGCTACTCGACACGGTGTGCGCCGCACGTCATCGGCGTGGTCGAAGATAGCCTCGACTGGTGGCGCCGCTTCCTCGAGACCGAACTCAACAGCGCCAACGACAATCCGCTGATTGACGTCGATGCTGGCAAGATCCTGCACGGCGGCCACTTCTACGGCGGCCATGTCGCCATGGTGATGGACAGTCTCAAGATAGCGGTCGCCAATCTGGCCGACCTGCTCGATCGACAACTGGCCCTGCTGGTCGACAGCCGCTACAACCGCGGCCTGCCCAGCAATCTGAGTGGTGCCACGCCGGAACGCGCAGCGCTCAACCACGGCTACAAGGCAGTGCAGATCGGCGCTTCCGCGTGGACGGCAGAAGCCCTCAAGCAGACCATGCCTGCCAGCGTCTTCTCACGCT is part of the Cobetia sp. L2A1 genome and harbors:
- a CDS encoding HAL/PAL/TAL family ammonia-lyase gives rise to the protein MPQPVTASSSALILEGREISLEQLIDVAEGRLEVCLSDDPIFRARIEAGPALLERLLEEEGVVYGVTTGYGDSVTRAVQGAEDLEALPRHLYTFHGCGMGANLDVVSSRAVVMVRLISLCRGVSGVSVALLERLTWLLNHDILPRIPEEGSVGASGDLTPLSYVAAVLCGEREVWVRPSADQPHALRPTAEVFTEHGLAPYVLRPKEGLALMNGTAVMTALAALAFSRTTYLSRLSSRITALVVQALEGNPYHFDADLFAAKPHPGQARVAQWLRDDLAHPAAPEVDATPINSPRLQDRYSTRCAPHVIGVVEDSLDWWRRFLETELNSANDNPLIDVDAGKILHGGHFYGGHVAMVMDSLKIAVANLADLLDRQLALLVDSRYNRGLPSNLSGATPERAALNHGYKAVQIGASAWTAEALKQTMPASVFSRSTECHNQDKVSMGTIAARDALRVLTLVEQVAAATLHAAIQGTEQRAALAGDSGTPPVLAGFVEMLRHDIARLEEDRGLEADLRLLCARIRERHWSFELAAVGGAEGAQA